In Ipomoea triloba cultivar NCNSP0323 chromosome 7, ASM357664v1, a single genomic region encodes these proteins:
- the LOC116025804 gene encoding uncharacterized protein LOC116025804 isoform X2: MGVKVAITCLHWSKPSAAQSPSSSHALTSATWKRRNFTSSEGGLTWRYVRNILLHRSALLGPNSMRLFRSFSTELPKRRARSITRASLDSFSDEEFSKKIQELALRFQLSGDEYEDSEKEELVGDSRQEQYERNDSMFLEPPDWVEREEIIPEWKANSVDLPFSLRIIKRKKQWEEGFHEEEEGEELVSCSVKRAFSNMVFIIRELHSYTLQMREMLFYEDLQGVLVRVQKEMHASFVWLFQQVFSRTPTLMVYVMILLANYSVHSMAMTNGGAAIAAPLPQQPYAATGEAVSVMEDQTNPKQKFDSSSIKTFSVSSSNGKSTCIGGSSGGGGKFRPTTGATDDDGGTFNSRLSSDYHQTVFPDGLSTIGGEESVSGQCDLEEELRLWNSIEEEASRMQSELRDEALDHETVIGFVSPINAKIESDDYTDYFRTELMYQTGLAQEPNNSLLLANYAQFLFLIAQDYDRG; the protein is encoded by the exons ATGGGAGTGAAAGTTGCGATTACGTGTTTACATTGGTCAAAACCTTCGGCGGCGCAGTCGCCGTCTTCTTCTCATGCCCTCACCTCTGCTACTTGGAAAAGGCGTAATTTTACAAGCAGTGAAGGTGGTCTCACATGGCGGTATGTGCGTAATATATTATTGCACCGGTCGGCTCTACTGGGGCCCAATTCAATGAGGCTTTTCAGGTCCTTCTCTACTGAGCTGCCGAAACGCAGAGCGCGTTCAATCACACGCGCCAGCTTAGACTCGTTCTCAGACGAGGAGTTCTCCAAGAAAATTCAAGAATTGGCTCTGAGGTTTCAGTTGTCTGGTGATGAGTATGAAGATTCGGAAAAGGAGGAATTAGTGGGTGATTCTAGGCAAGAACAGTATGAGAGGAATGATTCCATGTTTTTAGAGCCACCGGATTGGGTTGAGAGGGAGGAGATTATTCCAGAATGGAAGGCAAATAGTGTGGATCTCCCCTTTTCTCTTAGGATTATAAAGAGAAAAAAGCAGTGGGAAGAGGGGTTtcacgaagaagaagaaggggagGAGTTAGTCTCTTGCTCTGTGAAGAGAGCGTTTTCGAATATGGTGTTCATAATCCGGGAACTCCATAGCTATACGTTGCAGATGAGAGAAATGTTGTTTTATGAAGATTTGCAGGGGGTTTTAGTGAGAGTTCAGAAGGAGATGCACGCCTCTTTTGTGTGGCTGTTTCAACAAGTGTTCTCGCGAACCCCAACTTTGATGGTGTATGTGATGATACTGCTCGCCAATTACAGTGTCCATTCCATGGCAATGACTAATGGTGGTGCCGCCATTGCTGCACCGCTTCCACAGCAGCCTTATGCAGCTACGGGGGAGGCGGTTTCCGTGATGGAAGATCAAACTAATCCAAAACAAAAGTTCGATTCTTCTTCCATTAAGACCTTTTCGGTGTCCTCTTCTAATGGGAAAAGTACTTGTATTGGTGGAagcagtggtggtggtggaaaaTTCAGGCCAACCACAGGCGCTACAGATGACGATGGGGGGACGTTTAACTCGCGACTCTCCTCTGATTATCACCAGACTGTTTTCCCTGATGGGTTGTCCACAATCGGAGGAGAAGAGTCGGTTTCCGGTCAGTGTGACTTGGAAGAAGAGTTGAGGTTATGGAATTCTATTGAAGAAGAGGCTTCAAGAATGCAGTCTGAATTAAGAGATGAAGCTTTGGATCATGAGACCGTGATCGGATTCGTATCGCCAATAAATGCAAAGATTGAATCAGATGATTATACTGATTATTTCAGAACAGAGCTGATGTATCAAACCGGACTCGCCCAAGAACCGAACAACAGTCTTTTGCTTGCCAACTATGCTCAGTTTCTATTCCTCATTGCCCAAGATTATGACAG aGGTTGA
- the LOC116025804 gene encoding uncharacterized protein LOC116025804 isoform X1, which produces MGVKVAITCLHWSKPSAAQSPSSSHALTSATWKRRNFTSSEGGLTWRYVRNILLHRSALLGPNSMRLFRSFSTELPKRRARSITRASLDSFSDEEFSKKIQELALRFQLSGDEYEDSEKEELVGDSRQEQYERNDSMFLEPPDWVEREEIIPEWKANSVDLPFSLRIIKRKKQWEEGFHEEEEGEELVSCSVKRAFSNMVFIIRELHSYTLQMREMLFYEDLQGVLVRVQKEMHASFVWLFQQVFSRTPTLMVYVMILLANYSVHSMAMTNGGAAIAAPLPQQPYAATGEAVSVMEDQTNPKQKFDSSSIKTFSVSSSNGKSTCIGGSSGGGGKFRPTTGATDDDGGTFNSRLSSDYHQTVFPDGLSTIGGEESVSGQCDLEEELRLWNSIEEEASRMQSELRDEALDHETVIGFVSPINAKIESDDYTDYFRTELMYQTGLAQEPNNSLLLANYAQFLFLIAQDYDRAEEYFKRAAAVEPKDAEALNKYATFLWQARNDIWGAEQTYQAAMDADPNNPFYPANYAHFLWNTGGEDTCFPLDTPDA; this is translated from the exons ATGGGAGTGAAAGTTGCGATTACGTGTTTACATTGGTCAAAACCTTCGGCGGCGCAGTCGCCGTCTTCTTCTCATGCCCTCACCTCTGCTACTTGGAAAAGGCGTAATTTTACAAGCAGTGAAGGTGGTCTCACATGGCGGTATGTGCGTAATATATTATTGCACCGGTCGGCTCTACTGGGGCCCAATTCAATGAGGCTTTTCAGGTCCTTCTCTACTGAGCTGCCGAAACGCAGAGCGCGTTCAATCACACGCGCCAGCTTAGACTCGTTCTCAGACGAGGAGTTCTCCAAGAAAATTCAAGAATTGGCTCTGAGGTTTCAGTTGTCTGGTGATGAGTATGAAGATTCGGAAAAGGAGGAATTAGTGGGTGATTCTAGGCAAGAACAGTATGAGAGGAATGATTCCATGTTTTTAGAGCCACCGGATTGGGTTGAGAGGGAGGAGATTATTCCAGAATGGAAGGCAAATAGTGTGGATCTCCCCTTTTCTCTTAGGATTATAAAGAGAAAAAAGCAGTGGGAAGAGGGGTTtcacgaagaagaagaaggggagGAGTTAGTCTCTTGCTCTGTGAAGAGAGCGTTTTCGAATATGGTGTTCATAATCCGGGAACTCCATAGCTATACGTTGCAGATGAGAGAAATGTTGTTTTATGAAGATTTGCAGGGGGTTTTAGTGAGAGTTCAGAAGGAGATGCACGCCTCTTTTGTGTGGCTGTTTCAACAAGTGTTCTCGCGAACCCCAACTTTGATGGTGTATGTGATGATACTGCTCGCCAATTACAGTGTCCATTCCATGGCAATGACTAATGGTGGTGCCGCCATTGCTGCACCGCTTCCACAGCAGCCTTATGCAGCTACGGGGGAGGCGGTTTCCGTGATGGAAGATCAAACTAATCCAAAACAAAAGTTCGATTCTTCTTCCATTAAGACCTTTTCGGTGTCCTCTTCTAATGGGAAAAGTACTTGTATTGGTGGAagcagtggtggtggtggaaaaTTCAGGCCAACCACAGGCGCTACAGATGACGATGGGGGGACGTTTAACTCGCGACTCTCCTCTGATTATCACCAGACTGTTTTCCCTGATGGGTTGTCCACAATCGGAGGAGAAGAGTCGGTTTCCGGTCAGTGTGACTTGGAAGAAGAGTTGAGGTTATGGAATTCTATTGAAGAAGAGGCTTCAAGAATGCAGTCTGAATTAAGAGATGAAGCTTTGGATCATGAGACCGTGATCGGATTCGTATCGCCAATAAATGCAAAGATTGAATCAGATGATTATACTGATTATTTCAGAACAGAGCTGATGTATCAAACCGGACTCGCCCAAGAACCGAACAACAGTCTTTTGCTTGCCAACTATGCTCAGTTTCTATTCCTCATTGCCCAAGATTATGACAG AGCGGAGGAATATTTCAAGAGAGCAGCTGCAGTGGAGCCTAAGGATGCAGAAGCATTGAACAAATATGCAACGTTCCTGTGGCAGGCGAGAAACGACATCTGGGGTGCAGAACAGACGTACCAGGCAGCCATGGATGCCGACCCAAACAACCCCTTCTATCCTGCCAATTATGCTCATTTCCTGTGGAACACGGGGGGCGAAGACACCTGCTTTCCTCTTGACACTCCTGATGCCTAA